The genomic stretch ttatttttaatgaagtttacatcaacatgttcttcttgggcaaccaatgaagctaatggaacattattaggatcaacattagtcctatcattcgcaagcatagacataatagcatcaattttatcattcaaggaagaggattcttcaacagaatttaccttcttaccttgtggagctctttccgtgtgccattcagagtaattaaccatcatattatcaagaagctttgttgcttcaccaagagtgatggacataaaggtacctccagcagctgaatccaataaattccgcgaagaaaaatttagtcctgcatagaaggtttggatgatcatccaagtagtcgatccatgggttgggcaatttttaaccagagatttcattctttcccaagcttgagcaacatgttcattatctaattgtttaaaattcattatgctactcctcaaagatataattttagcagggggataatatctaccaataaaagcatccttgcatttagtccatgaatcaatactattcttaggcagagatagcaaccaatctttagctcttcctcttaatgagaaagggaacaattttaattttataatatcaccatctatatctttatatttttgcatttcacatagttcaacaaaattattgaaatgggcagcagcatcatcagaactaacaccagaaaattgctctctcatgacaagattaagtaaagcaggtttaatttcaaagaattctgctgtagtagcaggtggagcaataggtgtgcataagaaatcattgttatttgtgctagtgaagtcacacaacttagtattttcagggttggccattttagcaatagtaaataaaacaaactagataaagtaaatgcaagtaaactaattttttgtgtttttgatatagcaaacaagacagtaaataaagtaaagctagcaactaatttttttgtgttttgatataatgcagcaaacaaagtagtaaataaaataaagcaagacaaaaacaaagtaaagagattgagaagtggagactcccttgcgagcgtgtcttgatctcccgacaacggcgccggaaaaagagcttgatggcgtgtatttcacacgttcgttgggcaaccccaagaggaaggtatgatgcgcacagcatcaagtttccctcgaaagaaaccaaggtttatcgaaccaggaggagccaagaagcacgttgaaggttgatggcggcgggatgtagtgcggcgcaacaccggagattccggcgccaacgtggaacctgcacaacacaaccaaagtactttgccccaacgaaacgagtgaggttgtcaatctcaccggcttgctgtaacaaaggattaaccgtattgtgtggaagatgattgtttgcagagaaaatagtaaaacaagtattgcagcagatttgtatttcagtattaaagaatggaccggggtccacagttcactagaggtttctctcccataagataaaagcatgttgggtgaacaaattacagtcgggcaattgacaaatagagagggcataacaatgcacatacatgacatgataagtatagtgagatttaattgggcattacgacaaagtacatagaccgccatccaaccgcatctatgcctaaaaagtccaccttcgaggttatcatccgaaccccttccagtattaagttgcaaagcaacagtacaattgcattaagtatggtgcgtaatgtaatcaacaactacatcctcggacatagcgccaatgttttatccctagtggcaacaacacaacacaaccttagaactttcgtcactcgtcctggtgtcaatgcgggcatgaacccactatcgagcataaatactccctcttggagttaaaagtaaaaacttggccagagcctctactagaaacggagagcatgcaagatcataaacaacacatatgtaataacttgataattaacatgacatggtattctctatccatcggatcccgacaaacacaacatatagaattacggatagatgatcttgatcatgttaggcagctcacaagatccaacaatgaagcacaatgaggagaagacaaccatctagctactgctatggacccatagtccgggggtgaactactcactcatcactccggaggcgaccatggcggtgtagagtcctccgggagatgaatcccctctccggcgagggtgccggaggagatctccggaatcccccgagatgggatcggcggcggcggcgtctcagtaaggttttccgtatcgtggtttttcgccttaggggtttcgcgacggaggctttaagtaggcggaagggcgagtcgggggccggacgagggggccacaccatagggcggcgtgggccccctgggccgcgccgccacgtggtgtcgccacctcgtggccccacttcgtgtgttcttcggtcttccggaagctccgtggaaaaataggcccctgggtcttcgtttcgtccaattccgagaatatttcgttactaggatttctgaaaccaaaaacagcagaaaaacaggaactggcacttcggcatcttgttaataggttagttccagaaaatgcacgaatatgacataaagtgtgcataaaacatgtaggtatcatcaataatatggcatagaacataagaaattatcgatacgtcggagacgtatcaacgtgggaggtagaaatctctgtggtgtagcttttcttcgttccccggcaacggctccagaaaatagcttgatgtctacgcacgcttctattcctgtagacagtgttgggcctccaagagcagaggtttgtagaacagcagcaagtttcccttaagtgaatcacccaaggtttatcgaactcagggaggaagaggtcaaagatatccgtctcaagcaaccctgcaattacgatacaagaagtctcttgtgtccccaacacacctaatacacttgtcagatgtataggtgcactagttcggcgaagagatagtgaaatacaagtaatatggatgtatatgagtggtaataacaatctaaataaaatatggcagcgagtaaacatgcagtagaacagtaaataaacggagtttcgatgcttagaaacaaggcctagggatcataatttcactagtggacactctcaacattgcaatcataaaggaatataaataagcacttcactatgcgattctgaattactctttggcaagataatgaacactaattcatcatgtaggcaaaccttaaagatgtattcccaagtactaataaacaccccacactgtcactatgagcattcataggaggtactaactggAAAGCGCTACAGTAGTATATCATCCGAATTATCTGGCATTTGtatttagaaaataaaaaatatatatgtgGTAATATTCGAATAACAATGGACATGAATGTTGTAAGTATCTGAATTCGTTTTGCAAATACACATACAAAGGTGGTACTACtaaattttgaagaaaatagggaTATATGGTAATAGACATATCAATAAAATTATGTTAATGGAATTTAGGATTTGAAACACACACCTTGTTTTCTCGCGTTTCGCCTTGGATTTTAGAATAGAAAGAATGAAACTAGTACCAGCTTATGGCTAACAGTGCTTTCTACCCCTCCACCAACCTCGGGCCGGAATATATTGATTTCGTTTAGCTCCAGTTGAGCCTGCAATTGCTATTTCTATTCTGCTTATTTCTTGTGCCGACTTTGCTAGCTTCGCTAGGTACCGATTTCCTCCTACTTTACGTGCGTGCCATTGACGCCCTTAATGGGTCAAAATCTACTTAGTTctcgtttttattttgttttatgcaAACAAGAAAAGGAGGATTTATGTTAGCAAGAGAGAAAATGGAATAAGTAAGTTCATTAGTCCCTTGATCGGGTACCCGAAGCTCGCTTTGAGGAAGCAGTGCCATTTGGTTCTTCCTTCTTTCACGTCCATCCGCGAATGATTTGAGAATTCTTTTCATCACTGTTTGGATCGCATCCAACAAATGCACTTGCTCATCCCAAGAAACGCCAATTGAGGAGGCAGTTCTCGAATCCGATCTTTATGTTTGCTCATAAAAACAGGGACAATTGAAGTTACCATTAGGACGGGCCCAGAATTCCATGTACATGGGTACATACGAATGCATCCAATGTGCGACCAAATTGTACTAATTATTTTCAACTGTTTGAATTTACACGGCAATGTCACAAGAGCAATCTAGTTCACGGTGAATAACTAAGCCACCGCCATAGCTCAGAATATGCACATTGTCAACACTAGAGATTCATCCACGCCCGCGAGTAAACTATGGTTGTACATATTTTTTAGATAAATAGCACAACAATACGTAAGTGCATATTtcatatataataatcaatcaagCACATGGAAACAAAATCTATGACATTACTCAACACTGGATAGTATATACAACCCCTACTTTCTGGTAAGACCAGCTATGATTATCAAGCTAATTCCTGACTGACGTACGTTGTAGAAAGAAGAGGGATATCGATCGGTCATTGTGATGGCGAAGACGATGAGGAGCGATAAGGCAGACCCTGCCTTTCAATCTTGGAGGGGCAACTGAATGGTGGCTCGATGCACATAGAGCCACACCGCACGAGACGTTGTTCGAACCGGTCCTTGTCATTACCGCAAACAAACTTGCGGCACCCCTTAGGGTGCAAAATTTCATAACTGGCGGCACAAAATGCACACGCCCTCCTGTACTGGGAAAGAGGCTCTTCTGCGGGCATTGGATTATGTTTGAACCAACACTAACATCAGATAATTACTCCACAAACATATTAAGATGCATGCATTACGGTAGTAATAAAGAAGACGATGGAagagaaaataataaaaggaAGTCAAGTCAGCACAGACATGTACACTACATACCAATGATGGTGCATATTTCAACGATGGGAGTTGCACGTGGGTATTTGGAGGTGTCAGAGGATGGCTTGTAGTGCACCTCGGCGAAGAAGCGCTTGATTTTGTTGGTGCTGCGGCTACGAGCCCAGAAGTTGAGGTGGAACCACACCTGGTCCCTGAAACCAACTCGGTCTTCCATCAGGGGCTTCACGGCATCAAACTCGCCACCCTGCAGAGATTATACATGCATGTCATCCAGCTAGCTGGTGCAGCAGGAAGTAGTAGTCACCATGAAAAATACTCGAATGAATCAAATGAGAAGTAGCGTGCACAAACCTGGTGCCTAGCATTGTAGTGGCAGAGAGCAGCTTGGACTGACCCGATGAGCCAGGCATCACGCTCTCTGCGTCCAAATCCAATACAGGTGGAGGAAATTATGTGTTCGGAGCAGCGTATACTGACATTGCATAGCAGAATAACCAATACAGTAAACAAGAAAGAAGAAAGGAAAGGACAATAAGAGGCATGCTTCCAAGACTCTCGAGAGCTTCAATTCTTGTCAAAAGGCTTTTTGGCAGGCAGCTGTGTGCAAGTCTGTTGCAATGCGACCCGACGAGAGCATGCATGAGCAGACAAACCAAGGGCGAGGGAAGTTTATGTGTAGCTCTCCCCTCATTTCATAAGTCAGCAGAACATTATTATTCCAAGTAATTGACTGTACTATAATAATACGCATAAAGCAAACATCCTTTTAGAGCCATCATAGGTATAGGCTGCCTGGTGACCAACGATAGATGAAATATTTTGTCTTCAGGTAAGTTAATGCTCTGTAACTTGTGAGGGCAGTGGCAAACAAATGACTGTACTGTACAAACATGACGTAGTAATCTGCATTTCAAAACTAGTAATCCTGGAGTCAGGCCAGTAATTATGAGGTGCATACAAGCCTTTACTAGCAAGCCATGTAGATAAATATACTTATCGATTTTCGCTTATAAGTACTATAACATAATGTATATATTCCATCAGCTAAATAACCAATCAATCAACCACAAAATGCAGGTTCATGAGCAATCACAAGCATGTTAATTGTCGGATTCAGACATCTTGTACAGTACTAGTGCAACGGGGATAGTACCAAAAAATGTCGAACAATTAGAGCATAGTGCAGTATGGGTACCAAGCTGCCTCGAGCAATTAGATTGCAATTTAACATTGAGCGACTAATAGGCTCtccttattcgcaaaaaaaaggggTGTGGATCCgctgattttcttggattttgtgagTGATTTAGTTGATTCCTAACAGAGCCAGCCTCTATTTTCCTACTTCCTGAGAACATGTACGTATTTCCCATTAACTGAAAAGTTGCTGCAAATTATGAACTTTGCACTATTTGTTCACCTGATGCTGCATATATATACTATCCAGCCTGATGTATGGGAACAAAATCTATCTTACATAATTCAGTGAGGCAAGGGTGTTACAGATGAAAGAGGTCATTCATTCATTTAAGTTGTGTCAGGGGCTCAGGGCATATCTGCAATGCTGACAATCATGCTTAATCGATAAAGAATCTTGATAAAACAATGCACACTACTTCCCCAAAGTCAGATTGCGATGGGAGTGAAGGGGAAGGCAGCGTCCGCGTACCCTTCTGTGCGCTGCGCGGGGATGGAAGGAGGAACTTCCGGGAGAAGTTTCTGCTTGGTGATGCGTCGTCCCTTGCGCCTTCGCCCGGCCGGCTGGAAGCCGTTCTCCAGCCATAGTTGCTCCTCACGGGACAGATCCGGCAGCAAATCCTTCAACGCCGGCGCCGCCCACTCTGCGGGTCCCCGAAATCCCGTCGCCGGCGAATCCATGAATGGAGTAGAATATTAGCGACAGAAAATCCCAGATACCCTCCTCTCAGGCAAACCCTATCGCGATCGCGACCAGGTAGAGGTAGCGCGCCTCGCACACCCccgcgccggcctggtcggcCTTCTTCGTTCTGGTTTCTTGTTTTCGTTttcgttttctttttatttttctttttggttttcttttttccCCTTTTTTACTTCTTAGATTTGAAAAATCaagtttaaaaaaatgttcaaatttaaaacatgtacaaattataaaaaaatgttcaaatttgtaaaatgattaattttgaaatttgttcagacTTAACAAATGTTCAATTCTGAAAATATACAAATTTAAAAAcacttttaaaaaaattaaagttAAAAtgttgaaattttaaaaatgtttaattttaaaaaatattcagatttcAAAATGTTTATACTAAAAAATGTAGTAGTTTAAAAAATCCCTTGAAAGATAAAGTtttcaaaaaagagaaaaaaatgaaaaaaaacctAGGCTAGCCCAACACCCTAGACTGGGGTTTGTGGCGCGTCTTAGCCGCCGACTAGGTCGGGGCATACCTTCTCCCTCCTCTCATGCGTTCGCGTGGCTCAAGCCCTTGGGAAAAGGAACAATGGACCTTTTAGGTGACTCAAAATCTTAGGGTCTCACCAACGGTCCGACGTATTTTAGACACGATTTGTGTATGTTTCAGTTCGTTTGTGTTGGGCCAGAAACACTAAGACCAGTCGCTTTACGCCTAGTGTTCGTTTGGGTTGGGCCTTGCCCAGCCACCCGAtggattttttgaaattttcattcaTAGGAAACCATAAATTTACATTGATTTTAAAAGAGAAATAAACATTGAAAAGTAAACGTGCCGAGCCGAGGCCTATTCTACTGGTCACCATTGTCCTCATGCGTCAGGTCGACAATCGTATGCATCACCCACAACAGTCCGGTGCCGACACATGTAGATAGTGGACaaccggtggaggaggaggcactACCGCTATTGGTTGCTGCTACTAGGGTGCCTAGGAAGGCAGCGGTGCCAGGCGCGAGGCCTCCATGGACACCCTCAGGGCTTCCTCCTCTGATAGGTCGGGAGGCATGACCGTCGCGGCGTAGCGCTTGTCGTGGAGGCTACTCCTATGAGGCCTTCATGGCCAGTCTCATTGCTTCCTCCTCATCCACGCCTTCCGGCATGAGGGGGAGCTCTTCCACCTTGCCCTCCTCCTTAGCCTTCTCCACGAGGTACAGAAGGTAGCATATGTAGTCCTCGGTGTCATCCGGCTCCTCCTCTCCCGGGATTTGATCGTCGCCGATGGCCTCCTCCTATTCTTCTTCCTGCGTCCTTCTTAGAATAGAATAGCACATTTTGTAGCTGACGAAGGCTGAGAGTTGGCTCGGTGTACCACCGGACTTTAGTGTAAACTTATTGGCAACAAAGGGTATGTTTGATTAAATACAAATGCACTATTTGATCTCCAAGAAAAACATCAGGTATTGTATGAAATTCAAGCCAACGCCCAGAAAAAAAGAGAAGCTTCCAAATATTTGTTTCTAACAAAGAGTGTATATTAACAATGCACAGTTCTAATGGCAATATGGATGCATGTTGCCAAAAAATAGAGAAAAGGAAAGTCCCGCTACAATGACCTATTCCTTGTAAGCACcagcaagacaacaccagaaataCATCTTCtccagaaagaaaaaaaaacaacgcTTACAAGAAGGGAATAGTACACAAGCGCCTTCATCGTCCTAATCATAGATCATAGATTTTCACCCAAGAAAAAATCCGTGCTCacaaaataatgccttcaacaaagaAATTGACTGGGATACCGTATTAAGGCCGGacgttggattttcaccctgcaagtttagcgattttttttaaataatacactttttaataTTAATTCCAGAAATAATATTAGTTTTAagcaaatttcagaaataatacaccgtcggggtcCGTAAACCCGAATTATCTAAATCGGGGTCACCGAACCCGAAGCGCAGGGAATCTACTGCCGGCCGCGCGGAGACGGCTATTTTCGGGGTCAACACGCCCGACTCGCGTTTGTCGGGCTCAGCGCGCCCGAGACGGCTTTTGTCGGCCACGCGCGAGCGATGTTGGGCTGTCTCCTGGCCAGGAGCAGGCCGTGTCGGGGAGGGCCATCCCGAAGCGCTGATTCGGGGATGCCGAGTCCGAAATAGCTGGGCAATAAATGCCGGCCGACGCGCGGTGCTGCTGGCCGACGCCCAGCTCTTCTTCCTGCTGCAGCTCTCTCAGTTCATCTcagctctctctctcatttgcTCTCAGTCCAGCAGCGTTTTCTCTCATTTCTGAGCGATTTAGTCAGCCATTTGTTGTAGTTTGACCACCAAATGCTGTAGAATTAGCTGATCTATAGATGGGTTAGTTtttgaggcgttttggcggaggtggtgttggtggtggtggaggtggtggtggtggtggagctggtggtggtggtggtgctgctgctgctgctgcgggatGGAGGAGTTGAGCTGCTGACAGAGGTGTTTGGCACgcttcaagggtaaaccctaattcctGGTATTAGATGGTGTAATCATAATGCATGTTGCGTTCGTTAGCTTCGCACATTAGTTAGTGTAATATGTACCGGTAGATAGTATTTATTTAGGACTGCAGGTGctagatttttatttattttagagtgtAGGTGCTAGATTTTTTTGACGAGTCCGTAATTTGTATAGGTGAGCAGATATGTCAGATAGAGTAAAATTCGTTGTTTACTTCGGTCATGGCACGGTCCGAACAACTCCGATGGGAGCTGATCTGAGCGAGTTTCAGCATGAGGAGTTGCATCTGACAAACCCAAAAACATGGCGAGTTAGTCAGTTGAAGGAGTGGTTGACCGTGAATTTCGGGCTTAATCCCGAAGCATACACTgttggtgtgcatgctttgtggagcAGCTCAAGTACCCAGATTTTCTGGCGGTTGAAGCCGATTGAGCGGACCTCTCAGTGGGTGCACTGGTTGGAAGCGTGCGAGCGCAGGGGAACTCACCCCATCGCCTTAAATCTTCCCGCGGCGAAGGTGGTGAATTCCCAGGAAGGCGAGGGTGAGTTCCATCCAGGGCAGAGCAGTCAAAGTTTTGATGCTGGCGGCAGCAGTTTCCAATCCGGGCAGAGTTGCCATGCAGCAGGTGGTCATGACGGTAGTGTCGAGCTTGAAagcgaggatgaagaagaagactagatgcagaacatgatggacgaggaagacgaggatggagtGGACTATGAGCTTGACTCAGATGAATCCGGTGGATCCGATACTTCAGATGATAACGAAGAGGAGGATCCGATCCCCTCTTCTTGGAACCATGATTTGTCGGATGCAATGATAGTCGATGATCGGCACGATTCTGCCTGGGAGTACAGCATGaacactgatgcgtgtagttgacacgtccgttgggaaccccaagaggaaggtgtgatgcgcacagtagcaagtttccctcagtaagaaaccaaggtttaatcgaaccagtaggagtcaagaagcacgtcgaaggttgatggcggcgggatgtagtgcggcgcaacaccaaggattccggcgccaacgtggaacctgcacaacacaaccaaagtactttgccccaacgaaacagtgaggttgtcaatctcaccggcttgctgtaacaaaggattagatgtatagtgtggatgatgattgtttgcagaaaacagtagaacaagtattgcggtagattgtatttcagtgtaaaagaatggaccggggtccatagttcactagaggtgtctctcccataagataaatagcatgttggatgaacaaattacagtcgggcaattgacaaataaagagagcatgacaatgcacatacatgatatgatgaatattgtgagatttaattgggcattacgacaaagtacatagaccgctatccaggatgcatctatgcctaaaaagtccaccttcaggttatcatccgaaccccttccagtattaagttgcaaaacaacatacaattgcattaagtatggtgcgtaatgtaatcaataactacatcctcggatatagcatcaatgttttatccctagtggcaacaagacatccacaaccttagaactttccgtcaccgtcccagcatttaatggaggcatgtacccactatcgagcataaatactccctcttggagttaagagcaaaaacttggccagagcctctactaataacggagagcatgcaagatcataaacaacacataggtaatagattgataatcaacataacatagtattctctatccatcggatcccgacaaacacaacatatagaattacagatagatgatcttgatcatgttaggcagctcacaagatccgacaatgaagcacatgaggagaagacaaccatctagctactgctatggacccatagtcaaggggtgaactactcactcatcactccggaggcgaccatggcggtgaagagtcctctgggagatgaatcccctctccggcagggtgccggaggcgatctcctgaatcccccgagaggggattggcggcggcggcgtctctggaaggttttccgtatcgtggctctcggtactgggggtttcgcgacgaaggctatttgtaggcggaagggcaggtaaaggggcgtcacgaggagcccacaccacaggccggcgcggccagggcctgggccgcgccgccctggtgtgtcgccatctcgtggccccacttcgactctccctcggacttctggaagcttggtgaaaaaataggaccctaggcgttgatttcgtccaattccgagaatatttctttactaggatttctgaaaccaaaaacagcagaaaacaaagaatcggctcttcggcatctcgttaataggttagtgccggaaaatgcataaatacaacatataatgtgtataaaacatgtagatatcatcaataatgtggcatggaacataagaaattatcgatacgtcggagacgtatcagcatccccaagcttagttctcgctcgtcccgagcgagtaaacgataacaaagataatttctggagtgacatgccatcataaccttgatcatactattgtaaacatatgtaatgaatgcagcgatcaaaacaatggtaatgacatgagtaaacaaatgaatcataaagcaaacacttttcatgaatagtacttcaagacaagcatcaataagtcttgcataagagttaactcataaagcaataaatcaaagtaaaggtattgaagcaacacaaagaaagattaagtttcagcggttgctttcaacttataacatgtatatctcatggataattgtcaacgtaaagtaatataacaagtgcaatatgcaagtatgtaggaatcaatgcacagttcacacaagtgtttgcttcttgaggtggagagagataggtgaactgactcaacataaaagtaaaagaatggtccttcaaagaggaaagcatcgattgctatatttgtgctacagcttttattttgaaaacatgaaacaattttgtcaacggtagtaataaagcatatgtatcatgtaaattatatcttacaagttgcaagcctcatgcatagtatactaatagtgcccgcaccttgtcctaattagcttggactaccgggatcatcgcaatacacatgttttaaccaagtgtcacaaaggggtacctccatgccgctcgtacaaaggtctaaggagaaagctcgcattttggatttctcgcttttgattattctcaacttagacatccataccgggacaacatggacaacagataatggactcctctttaatgcataagcatgtagcaacgagttaatgttctcatatgagattgaggatatgtgtccaaaatctgaaacttccaccatgattcatggctttagttagcggcccaatgttcttctctaacaatatgcatgctctaaccaataaagtggtagatctcccttacttcggacaagacggacatgcatagcaactcacatgatattcaacaaagagtagttgatggcgtcccagaagcatggttatcgcacaacaagcaacttaataagagataaagtgcataagtacatattcaataccacaatagtttttaagctatttgtcccatgagctatatattgcaaaggcgaatgatggaaattttaaaggtagcactcaagcaatttactttggaatggcggagaaataccatgtagtaggtaggtatggtggacacaaatggcattgtagttggctcaaggattttggatgcatgagaagtattccctctcgatacaaggtttgggctagcaaggttatttgaaacaaacacaaagatgaaccggtgcagcaaaactcacataaaagacatattgtaaatattataagactctacaccgtcttccttgttgttcaaaactcaatactagaaattatctagactttagagagaccaaa from Lolium rigidum isolate FL_2022 chromosome 4, APGP_CSIRO_Lrig_0.1, whole genome shotgun sequence encodes the following:
- the LOC124706067 gene encoding uncharacterized protein LOC124706067, giving the protein MDSPATGFRGPAEWAAPALKDLLPDLSREEQLWLENGFQPAGRRRKGRRITKQKLLPEVPPSIPAQRTEGERDAWLIGSVQAALCHYNARHQGGEFDAVKPLMEDRVGFRDQVWFHLNFWARSRSTNKIKRFFAEVHYKPSSDTSKYPRATPIVEICTIIEEPLSQYRRACAFCAASYEILHPKGCRKFVCGNDKDRFEQRLVRCGSMCIEPPFSCPSKIERQGLPYRSSSSSPSQ